One Cellulosimicrobium protaetiae genomic region harbors:
- a CDS encoding zinc-dependent alcohol dehydrogenase, translated as MRALTWQGREKVSVEDVPDPRIEEPTDAVVRVTSTAICGSDLHLYGVLGMFLDAGDVLGHEAMGVVEEVGPEAGNLRVGDRVVIPFNIACGHCWMCERGLQTQCETTQVRSQDKGAALFGYTRLYGQVPGGQAQYLRVPQAQYGPVVVPDDGSPDERYLYLSDVLPTAWQAVEYADVPPGGTVVVLGLGPIGQMSARIALHRGASRVVGVDRVPERRAMAERHGVETLDPSAVDDLAAAVRDLTSGRGADSVIDAVGMEAHGSPVAEATQKVVGVLPDAIAAPLTERAATDRLAALYSAFELVRRGGTVSISGVYGGAKDPLPMMQLFDKQVTLRMGQANVRRWTDDVLPLAADASDPLGVLDLRTHRLPLESAPAAYRTFQRKEDGCIKVVLDPWA; from the coding sequence ATGCGAGCACTGACCTGGCAGGGACGCGAGAAGGTAAGCGTCGAGGACGTGCCCGACCCCCGCATCGAGGAGCCCACGGACGCGGTCGTGCGCGTCACGTCGACCGCGATCTGCGGATCCGACCTGCACCTGTACGGGGTGCTCGGGATGTTCCTCGACGCGGGCGACGTCCTGGGCCACGAGGCGATGGGCGTCGTCGAGGAGGTCGGTCCCGAGGCCGGGAACCTCCGGGTCGGCGACCGCGTCGTGATCCCGTTCAACATCGCGTGCGGGCACTGCTGGATGTGCGAGCGCGGCCTGCAGACGCAGTGCGAGACGACGCAGGTGCGCTCCCAGGACAAGGGTGCCGCGCTCTTCGGGTACACCAGGCTCTACGGCCAGGTCCCCGGGGGCCAGGCCCAGTACCTGCGCGTGCCGCAGGCGCAGTACGGCCCCGTCGTCGTGCCCGACGACGGGTCGCCGGACGAGCGCTACCTCTACCTCTCCGACGTCCTGCCCACCGCGTGGCAGGCGGTCGAGTACGCCGACGTCCCGCCGGGCGGCACGGTCGTGGTCCTCGGCCTCGGCCCCATCGGGCAGATGTCGGCCCGGATCGCGCTCCACCGCGGGGCGTCCCGCGTCGTGGGCGTCGACCGCGTCCCGGAGCGGCGCGCGATGGCCGAGCGGCACGGCGTCGAGACCCTCGACCCGTCCGCCGTCGACGACCTCGCCGCGGCGGTGCGCGACCTGACGTCCGGGCGTGGCGCCGACTCCGTGATCGACGCGGTCGGCATGGAGGCGCACGGCTCCCCCGTCGCGGAGGCCACGCAGAAGGTGGTCGGCGTCCTGCCCGACGCGATCGCGGCGCCCCTCACCGAGCGCGCTGCGACGGACCGCCTCGCGGCCCTGTACTCGGCGTTCGAGCTCGTCCGCCGCGGCGGCACCGTCTCGATCTCGGGCGTCTACGGCGGCGCGAAGGACCCTCTGCCGATGATGCAGCTCTTCGACAAGCAGGTGACGCTGCGCATGGGCCAGGCGAACGTGCGGCGGTGGACCGACGACGTCCTCCCCCTGGCCGCCGACGCGTCCGACCCGCTCGGCGTCCTGGACCTGCGGACGCACCGCCTCCCGCTCGAGTCCGCCCCGGCCGCGTACCGCACGTTCCAGCGCAAGGAGGACGGCTGCATCAAGGTCGTGCTCGACCCGTGGGCCTGA